The following proteins are co-located in the Nitrospirota bacterium genome:
- the ftsH gene encoding ATP-dependent zinc metalloprotease FtsH, producing MNPRMKNLALWIVIGLFMILLFNLFTVPPRTDEADLIFSDFMTKLERGEINEVTIKENFLTGVLKDGGKFKTYAAPYPDLINQLREKNVRIVAKPPDENPWYITFLVSWGPFILFLGLWIFFMRQMQVGGNKALSFGKSRARLLSEDRKKVTFADVAGADEAKDEVQEIIEFLKDPPKFQKLGGRIPKGVLIVGPPGTGKTLLAKAIAGEAGVPFFSISGSDFVEMFVGVGASRVRDLFEQGKKHAPCIIFIDEIDAVGRLRGAGLGGGHDEREQTLNQLLVEMDGFDTNEGVILVAATNRPDVLDPALLRPGRFDRQVVVARPDLKGRVEILRVHTKKVAMSKDVSLEVVARGTPGFAGADLENLVNEAALLAARKGKKAVEMEDFEFAKDKVLMGVERRSMILSDEEKRTTAYHEAGHALVARLIPGTDPLHKVTIIPRGRALGLTMQLPTDDRYTYPKEYLYNNIAILMGGRAAEELVLNFMTTGAGNDIERATELARKMVCEWGMSEKMGPLTFGKKEQEIFLGREIAQHRDYSEHTAVEIDHEVKRLVTENYERAKTLIRNNMNALKALAEALLEREVLDAPEIEKIIGAAASA from the coding sequence ATGAATCCGCGTATGAAAAATCTGGCGCTTTGGATCGTGATCGGTCTGTTCATGATCCTGTTGTTTAATCTGTTTACGGTTCCCCCGCGAACGGACGAGGCTGATCTGATTTTCAGCGACTTTATGACCAAGCTCGAGCGCGGCGAAATCAACGAAGTCACGATCAAAGAGAATTTTTTGACCGGAGTGCTCAAGGACGGCGGCAAGTTCAAGACGTACGCGGCGCCGTACCCGGATCTCATCAACCAGCTTCGCGAGAAGAACGTTCGGATCGTCGCCAAGCCGCCGGATGAAAATCCGTGGTACATCACATTTCTGGTCAGCTGGGGACCGTTCATCTTGTTCCTGGGGCTGTGGATTTTCTTTATGCGCCAGATGCAGGTGGGCGGCAACAAGGCGCTGTCGTTCGGGAAGAGCCGCGCCCGTCTGTTGTCCGAGGACCGCAAAAAGGTAACGTTCGCCGACGTGGCCGGGGCCGACGAAGCCAAAGACGAGGTCCAGGAAATCATCGAGTTTTTGAAGGACCCTCCGAAATTCCAGAAACTGGGGGGCCGCATTCCCAAAGGCGTGTTGATCGTGGGGCCTCCGGGGACGGGGAAAACGCTGTTGGCGAAAGCGATCGCCGGAGAGGCGGGTGTCCCGTTCTTCTCGATCTCGGGATCGGATTTCGTCGAAATGTTCGTGGGCGTCGGTGCGTCGCGCGTGCGCGACCTGTTCGAGCAGGGGAAAAAACACGCGCCGTGCATCATCTTCATCGACGAGATCGACGCGGTCGGCCGGCTGCGAGGCGCGGGTCTGGGCGGCGGGCACGACGAGCGCGAACAGACGCTGAATCAGTTGCTCGTCGAAATGGACGGATTCGACACCAACGAAGGGGTGATTCTGGTGGCGGCGACCAACCGGCCCGACGTGCTCGATCCAGCCTTGCTGCGCCCGGGGCGGTTCGATCGACAGGTGGTGGTGGCGCGCCCTGACCTCAAGGGGCGGGTCGAAATTCTTCGCGTCCACACTAAAAAGGTCGCGATGTCCAAGGACGTGTCCCTGGAAGTGGTTGCGCGCGGGACACCGGGCTTCGCGGGCGCGGATCTGGAGAACCTGGTGAACGAAGCCGCGCTGCTGGCCGCTCGTAAAGGCAAGAAGGCCGTGGAGATGGAGGACTTCGAGTTCGCCAAAGACAAGGTGTTGATGGGAGTGGAACGTCGCAGCATGATCTTGAGCGATGAAGAAAAACGCACCACCGCGTACCACGAAGCCGGACACGCGTTGGTGGCCCGCCTGATACCGGGAACCGATCCCCTCCACAAGGTAACGATCATTCCGCGCGGCCGGGCGCTGGGCCTCACGATGCAGTTGCCGACGGACGATCGGTACACGTATCCCAAGGAGTACTTATACAACAACATCGCGATCCTGATGGGCGGTCGCGCCGCGGAGGAGTTGGTGCTGAATTTCATGACCACCGGGGCGGGCAACGACATCGAGCGCGCGACCGAGTTGGCCCGCAAAATGGTCTGTGAGTGGGGGATGAGCGAAAAGATGGGCCCCTTGACGTTCGGGAAGAAAGAGCAGGAAATCTTCCTTGGTCGTGAAATCGCTCAGCACCGCGATTACAGCGAGCACACCGCGGTGGAAATCGACCACGAAGTCAAACGCCTGGTCACGGAAAACTACGAACGCGCGAAGACGCTCATCCGAAACAACATGAACGCGCTCAAGGCGTTGGCGGAAGCCTTGTTGGAACGCGAAGTGTTGGATGCGCCCGAGATCGAGAAGATCATCGGCGCCGCTGCCTCAGCCTGA